The following coding sequences are from one Microbulbifer sp. TB1203 window:
- a CDS encoding contractile injection system protein, VgrG/Pvc8 family → MTSAMFIASRPVFTVDDEDVGELTRDLMHLHCEESVDGLKTLRARFVAVGPQSGEQQQKLLYMDGRILDFGKEIKVAIGPLEGQRTIFEGFISALELNYEEGEEPEVCLYAEDKLMDLRMTRRMKTYEEMNDEDIASAVAEEHGLTPEVDAPGPTYDRIQQLNMSDLAFLRERARLLQADVWTDGSSLFFKTRDRRDGLAMTLVRGNDIITATACADLAHQRTSVRISGYDATSREVIDEEAGEDAVRGEITSGRSGVEILNSAFGERVSHRVREVPLESAEAADWARAEILRRARGFVQISGVTSGHPDLIVGGQLTLERMGPVFSGDGYYVTQVAHTYDLSSGHRTQFRAERAAVGNYA, encoded by the coding sequence ATGACTAGTGCAATGTTTATCGCCTCCCGCCCAGTTTTTACCGTCGACGACGAAGATGTGGGTGAGCTTACACGGGACCTGATGCACCTGCACTGTGAGGAGTCGGTCGATGGCCTGAAAACCCTGCGCGCACGCTTCGTGGCGGTGGGCCCGCAGTCCGGAGAGCAACAGCAAAAACTACTGTATATGGATGGTCGCATTCTCGACTTTGGCAAGGAAATCAAAGTGGCCATAGGCCCATTGGAGGGACAGCGCACGATTTTCGAAGGATTTATCAGTGCCCTGGAACTCAATTATGAAGAAGGGGAAGAGCCGGAAGTCTGCCTCTACGCTGAGGACAAACTGATGGACCTGCGCATGACCCGGCGAATGAAAACCTACGAAGAGATGAATGACGAGGATATCGCCAGTGCCGTTGCCGAAGAACACGGGCTGACTCCGGAAGTGGACGCCCCCGGTCCGACTTACGATCGAATCCAGCAGCTCAATATGAGCGACCTGGCTTTCCTGCGCGAGCGGGCGCGCCTGTTGCAGGCGGACGTGTGGACCGACGGCAGCAGCCTGTTTTTCAAGACCCGGGACAGGCGCGACGGCCTGGCCATGACCCTGGTGCGCGGCAACGACATTATCACGGCCACCGCCTGCGCCGATCTCGCCCACCAGCGCACCAGTGTGCGCATCAGCGGCTATGACGCCACCAGCCGGGAGGTGATCGATGAAGAGGCGGGCGAGGACGCGGTACGCGGCGAGATCACCAGTGGCCGCAGCGGGGTGGAGATCCTGAACAGTGCCTTCGGTGAGCGGGTGTCCCACCGGGTGCGGGAAGTGCCGCTGGAATCCGCCGAGGCGGCGGATTGGGCGCGCGCGGAAATACTGCGCCGGGCGCGGGGTTTCGTGCAGATCAGCGGCGTCACCAGCGGTCATCCGGACCTGATCGTGGGCGGTCAGTTGACCCTGGAGCGCATGGGCCCGGTATTCAGCGGCGATGGCTACTACGTCACCCAGGTGGCGCACACCTACGACCTGAGCAGCGGCCACCGTACCCAGTTCAGGGCAGAGAGAGCGGCAGTGGGGAATTACGCATGA
- a CDS encoding putative baseplate assembly protein has translation MRLNRPVLDDRSYEQLRNELVARIPVYAPEWTDHNASDPGITLLELFSFLGENLLYRFNQIPEATKLEFLRLLQIPLRPASSARAMLSFTTKESAGVRIEKGSVARAGDIKFETLNEVRVLPVTAFAVGKIAEELPEPGSEEEQFFEQAYRTRGLESADSTAPYRTKILWEEEAGVAVNFDDAVDGMLWVPVLAEKTEAVDSVRSALAEHPDAPLLLNLGFVPDIRIDREQDIHNPEFAQRFRCPGADAGSDGPAVEWQIWSGLSQDNEARYRAVRVEGDTTRGLTQEGVVRLRLPGDFDEIGIFAVDDPDAVGTGDLPPPLDDEYGERVVCWLRAFRHDGSRFGSLIYLGANAAQVEQTLSARAEFLGTGNGQANQTYNLVNSQVVPGSVVLEVEEASGWRAWRAVDNFFASGEGDRHFVVDAAAGTVKFGNGLQGFAPQIGQRIRVTGYRYGGGSAGNVAADAIAKLSPSRPVKVSNPLPAYGGAEAETVAQALDRIPGELRRRDRAVTAGDFRELALAAPGANIARAECLPRYHPSLPDRESAGVVSVVVWPGSDPEHPNAPMPDKNQLRSVCRFLDARRLVTTELYVLPPKYRPVAVAVGVVVKPGYGVDAVRHWVELVIRQFLAPLPPYGPSGQGWPLGRRVHGPELEAAAHQVEGVEYLEDLQLVGWDAAGNLLRNTVVLAKNEVPELIGITVESGPITVDPGSAIEPPQPGPPPVPVPVLLEEC, from the coding sequence ATGCGCTTAAACCGCCCGGTACTGGACGACCGCAGTTACGAACAGCTCCGCAACGAGCTGGTCGCCCGTATTCCCGTGTACGCACCGGAGTGGACGGACCACAACGCCAGCGATCCGGGCATCACCCTGCTGGAACTGTTTTCGTTTCTCGGCGAAAACCTGCTCTACCGCTTCAACCAGATCCCCGAAGCCACCAAGCTGGAATTCCTGCGCTTGCTGCAGATTCCCCTGCGCCCCGCCAGTTCCGCCCGGGCCATGTTGTCCTTTACCACCAAGGAGAGCGCGGGAGTCAGGATCGAAAAGGGCTCCGTGGCCAGGGCCGGGGACATCAAATTCGAAACCCTGAATGAAGTGCGGGTGCTGCCGGTAACCGCCTTCGCAGTGGGAAAAATCGCCGAGGAGCTGCCGGAACCGGGTTCGGAGGAGGAGCAGTTTTTCGAACAGGCCTACCGCACCCGCGGCCTGGAATCCGCGGATAGCACCGCCCCCTACCGCACGAAAATTCTCTGGGAAGAGGAAGCCGGAGTCGCGGTCAATTTCGACGACGCGGTGGACGGCATGTTGTGGGTGCCGGTACTGGCGGAAAAGACGGAAGCTGTGGACAGCGTGCGCAGTGCCCTGGCCGAACACCCGGATGCGCCGCTGCTGCTGAACCTGGGATTCGTGCCGGATATCCGCATCGACCGCGAGCAGGATATTCACAACCCGGAATTCGCCCAGCGCTTCCGCTGCCCCGGCGCCGATGCCGGTAGCGACGGCCCGGCAGTGGAATGGCAGATATGGTCCGGCCTGTCCCAAGACAACGAGGCCAGATACCGTGCAGTGCGGGTGGAAGGCGATACCACTCGCGGCCTCACCCAGGAGGGGGTGGTCCGGCTGCGGCTGCCCGGGGATTTTGATGAGATCGGTATTTTTGCCGTGGACGATCCGGACGCGGTGGGGACCGGTGACCTGCCGCCGCCACTGGACGACGAGTACGGCGAGCGGGTGGTGTGTTGGCTGCGCGCCTTCCGCCACGACGGCAGCCGCTTCGGTTCGCTCATCTATCTGGGCGCCAACGCGGCGCAGGTGGAACAGACCCTGAGCGCGCGGGCGGAATTCCTCGGCACCGGTAACGGCCAGGCCAACCAGACTTACAACCTGGTCAATTCCCAGGTGGTGCCCGGCAGTGTTGTGCTGGAAGTGGAGGAGGCCAGCGGCTGGCGCGCCTGGCGGGCGGTGGACAATTTCTTCGCCAGTGGCGAGGGCGACCGCCACTTCGTGGTGGACGCCGCGGCGGGCACGGTGAAATTTGGCAACGGCCTGCAGGGTTTCGCCCCGCAGATCGGCCAGCGTATCCGCGTGACCGGCTACCGCTATGGCGGAGGCAGCGCGGGCAATGTGGCCGCCGATGCGATCGCCAAGCTGAGCCCCAGTCGCCCGGTAAAAGTTTCCAACCCGCTGCCCGCCTATGGCGGTGCCGAAGCGGAAACCGTGGCCCAGGCCCTGGACCGGATTCCCGGCGAACTGCGCCGCCGCGACCGCGCAGTGACCGCGGGAGATTTTCGCGAGCTGGCGCTGGCTGCCCCCGGCGCCAACATCGCGCGGGCAGAGTGCCTGCCCCGCTACCACCCCAGCCTGCCGGACCGGGAGTCCGCTGGCGTGGTGAGCGTGGTGGTCTGGCCCGGCAGCGACCCGGAACACCCGAATGCCCCCATGCCGGACAAAAACCAGCTGCGCAGCGTATGCCGATTCCTCGACGCCCGGCGCCTGGTGACCACCGAACTCTATGTGCTGCCCCCCAAGTATCGGCCGGTTGCGGTGGCAGTGGGCGTGGTGGTCAAACCTGGCTACGGCGTGGACGCGGTGCGCCACTGGGTGGAACTGGTGATCCGCCAGTTCCTCGCGCCCCTGCCGCCCTATGGTCCCAGCGGCCAGGGTTGGCCCCTGGGCCGCCGGGTGCACGGCCCGGAACTGGAAGCCGCGGCGCACCAGGTGGAGGGGGTGGAATACCTGGAAGACTTGCAACTGGTGGGCTGGGATGCCGCCGGTAACCTGTTGCGCAACACCGTGGTACTGGCGAAAAACGAAGTGCCGGAACTGATCGGAATCACCGTGGAATCCGGGCCCATTACCGTGGACCCGGGCAGCGCCATAGAACCGCCGCAGCCGGGCCCGCCGCCGGTACCGGTACCTGTACTGCTGGAGGAGTGCTGA
- a CDS encoding AAA family ATPase, which translates to MNNPLANSPSNTQPDAGAPEKLPMLKRELAIMAGRFAQLLRRRFADDVSPVSVSLNFLEYRYREACGDTPLSDWQGDCRVRIATDPQSRLNLLVQRLHLELLQVEMLLVAGLAEEHEGYADIFRSLHPGGLPRPTLGLVAQLLCPQGQQRVRLRELIESTAGNRFPLFTGDAGQPFFTRSLGLQEGIWPHLLGIEVWPEKLSIFFPEPVDAGLAAWLAEAEVRRAGQQLRGGRPITLLVSGEVVESAVNRAAVLCEHLGLGCCAVRVDGELQGENLRLLQAHCLMRGLVPLLVLPVGSGDIPALDFCDYPAPLIVCADGDSNTTAMMGRRPLQCLAIKTPGVSSLRAMWRQLLPEMAEQAEHLAARYPFEPAQAKLVCADLRSGGQLRAESSMAELAAAVRARSAGSLAAGIQLIHADADWSQLVLPEEQLRQLQDAASRLFLQSRVLDDWQFLRGRRGARGVRMLFSGPPGTGKTLSAEVMAGAMGVDLLQVDLSRVVSKWIGETEKNLAQVFATAENSRAVLFFDEADVLFGKRTEVSDAHDRYANLETAYLLSRLECYDGLAILATNYRQNIDTAFSRRLEFIIEFEEPGYRERLRLWQCHIPEGAPLAEDVSFSELASQFPIVGGHIRNAAVSAAFFAAREESPITRQHFFDAIRREYEKSGKAYREISKR; encoded by the coding sequence ATGAATAATCCACTTGCCAATTCGCCATCCAATACCCAGCCGGATGCCGGAGCCCCGGAAAAACTTCCCATGCTAAAACGGGAACTGGCGATTATGGCCGGCCGCTTCGCCCAGCTGTTGCGCCGGCGTTTTGCCGACGACGTCTCTCCCGTTTCCGTATCCCTGAATTTTCTCGAATACCGCTATCGCGAAGCCTGCGGCGATACCCCCCTGAGCGACTGGCAGGGCGATTGCCGCGTGCGCATCGCCACCGATCCGCAGAGTCGCTTAAACCTGCTGGTGCAGCGCTTGCACCTGGAATTGCTTCAGGTGGAAATGCTGCTGGTGGCGGGGCTGGCGGAGGAGCACGAGGGCTATGCGGATATTTTCCGCAGCCTGCACCCCGGCGGTCTGCCGCGGCCGACCCTGGGCCTGGTGGCACAACTGCTGTGCCCGCAGGGCCAACAGCGCGTACGGCTGCGGGAATTGATTGAATCCACCGCGGGCAATCGCTTTCCGTTGTTTACCGGCGATGCCGGGCAACCTTTCTTTACCCGCAGTCTGGGCTTGCAGGAGGGAATCTGGCCGCATCTGCTGGGCATCGAGGTGTGGCCGGAAAAACTGTCGATTTTTTTCCCCGAGCCGGTCGACGCGGGCCTCGCCGCCTGGCTGGCGGAAGCGGAAGTGCGCCGCGCCGGGCAGCAACTGCGCGGGGGCCGGCCAATCACCCTGCTGGTGAGCGGCGAGGTGGTTGAGTCCGCCGTCAACCGCGCCGCGGTACTCTGCGAACACCTGGGGTTGGGTTGTTGTGCCGTGCGCGTCGATGGAGAGTTGCAGGGGGAAAACCTGCGGCTGTTGCAGGCGCATTGCCTGATGCGCGGCCTGGTGCCATTGCTGGTGCTGCCCGTAGGCAGTGGGGATATCCCCGCTCTGGATTTCTGCGACTACCCGGCGCCACTGATTGTCTGCGCTGACGGCGACAGCAATACCACTGCGATGATGGGGCGGCGTCCGTTACAGTGCCTGGCGATAAAAACCCCGGGGGTATCCAGCCTGCGCGCCATGTGGCGGCAGCTGCTGCCGGAAATGGCGGAGCAGGCAGAGCATCTGGCCGCGCGCTACCCCTTCGAGCCGGCGCAGGCGAAGCTGGTGTGTGCCGATCTGCGCAGCGGCGGCCAGCTGCGCGCGGAATCCTCTATGGCGGAGTTGGCGGCAGCGGTGCGCGCCCGCTCCGCCGGTTCCCTTGCCGCGGGCATCCAGTTGATTCACGCCGACGCGGACTGGTCGCAACTGGTGCTGCCCGAAGAGCAGCTCCGCCAGTTACAGGACGCCGCCAGCCGCCTGTTCCTTCAGTCCCGGGTGCTGGACGACTGGCAGTTCCTGCGCGGCCGCCGCGGCGCCCGCGGTGTGCGCATGTTGTTTTCCGGCCCGCCGGGTACCGGCAAGACACTGTCCGCCGAAGTGATGGCCGGGGCCATGGGAGTGGACCTGCTGCAGGTGGATCTGTCCCGGGTGGTTTCCAAGTGGATCGGCGAGACGGAAAAAAATCTCGCCCAGGTTTTTGCCACTGCGGAAAACTCCCGCGCAGTGCTGTTTTTCGACGAGGCGGACGTTCTGTTCGGCAAGCGCACCGAAGTTTCCGACGCCCACGACCGCTACGCCAACCTGGAGACCGCCTACCTGCTCTCGCGCCTGGAGTGCTACGACGGCTTGGCGATACTGGCCACCAACTACCGGCAGAACATAGATACCGCTTTCAGCCGCAGGCTGGAATTTATTATCGAATTCGAGGAACCCGGTTACCGCGAGCGCCTGCGCTTGTGGCAGTGCCATATTCCTGAAGGGGCGCCGTTGGCGGAGGACGTGAGTTTTTCCGAATTGGCCTCGCAGTTTCCCATCGTCGGTGGCCATATCCGCAACGCCGCGGTCTCCGCCGCCTTTTTCGCCGCACGGGAAGAGAGTCCGATCACCCGACAGCATTTTTTTGATGCCATCCGGCGCGAGTACGAAAAATCCGGCAAGGCCTATCGGGAAATATCAAAAAGATGA
- a CDS encoding phage baseplate assembly protein V has protein sequence MINDFTRDGGEQAYYGVYPAIVTDIVDPDSMGRIEVKFPWLGSDGDRDVRAWATLLSPYADNEQGIQTLPEKDTQVVVAFEAGNLRRPYIVGACWNGREALPQAAEEANNIRVWKTRSNSVLEFDDTEGAAKITLQMESGHKLVLDDSARTVTLSHSSGHVITFTAAGVVEIKGNLSVDIQAPILNVKAPVANFDGIINCTTLTAKAVVTSPTYTPGVGNLL, from the coding sequence ATGATCAACGATTTTACCCGGGACGGCGGCGAGCAGGCCTACTACGGTGTCTATCCGGCTATCGTCACCGATATTGTCGACCCGGACAGTATGGGCCGCATCGAGGTGAAATTCCCCTGGCTGGGTAGCGACGGCGACCGGGACGTGCGCGCCTGGGCAACTCTGTTGTCTCCCTATGCGGACAACGAACAGGGCATCCAGACCCTGCCGGAAAAGGACACCCAGGTGGTGGTGGCCTTCGAGGCGGGCAACCTGCGCCGCCCCTATATTGTCGGCGCCTGCTGGAATGGCCGCGAAGCGCTGCCCCAGGCGGCGGAGGAGGCCAACAATATCCGCGTGTGGAAAACCCGCTCCAACAGCGTGCTGGAATTCGACGATACCGAGGGCGCGGCAAAGATCACCCTGCAGATGGAGAGCGGGCACAAGTTGGTGCTCGACGACAGCGCCAGGACCGTCACCCTGAGTCATTCCAGCGGCCACGTGATCACCTTTACCGCCGCCGGCGTGGTGGAGATCAAGGGCAACCTGAGCGTGGACATCCAGGCGCCGATACTCAACGTCAAGGCGCCGGTGGCCAATTTCGACGGCATTATCAATTGCACCACCCTGACCGCCAAGGCCGTGGTCACCTCTCCAACCTATACGCCCGGCGTGGGGAATTTGCTATGA
- a CDS encoding phage tail protein I has protein sequence MAALSPFATLHSLDQWRRAAHENTALEASGDEFGVVQLAWLPEDRFDLDSDEAIVAEPAGMVFDPWCRLYRARPELGQVEKILWAAEGTAAQPRPLFEDLPESLGDFAPAEGETGPLGEPVDLAVDRRGRLFIAERSDRRLTVFDLVENKLLRRVNFTRAPVALAGDGERVWVLLRDGEGAALAVLDARGQPRAIELPPSVTDPTDLAIGEEIYLLDRGGSEDARIVPLAAPADAFDVPWASALVRLAAPLGSGDILVAARRPGEDFLRFSIEAGAQSEMPHLKVRHYDGRGLVVTPEGDVAYWSPSGLRRATLARVRYENRGLVTSFQLDSGDFQTQWGRLFIDACLPRGTRVTARCLVLDEIPETVEPLERTPPDNVIGMTIPRPDLSPPMPPELLLDNLPGAQDFYRRPAGNELPWAGCDDEDSFQTYEAPIIAPPGRYLWVQLELSGTARKTPRIRRLRAEYPSHDLLRRLPQVYSREWAEADFLRRYLAMPEGMLRDLDLKASYRQLLLDPHATPAELLPWLASFMGLVLDHRWPEAAKRELVANCTWLFRYRGTVMGLRRFVEIYLGTGVTIIEHFKMRGLGGVLLDRDALASNSVVGAGFRIGGKLGVDELESVNEVSIEDAIELHAHRFSLIVAVPLEGEKMDVVRHLLETHRPAHTLYDICTLESGMRVGRGLYAGLTSVVGSASGFGQLQLGASLLGRSDTIGRAGPGTSVGGSRLGRDSQVG, from the coding sequence GTGGCTGCGCTCTCGCCTTTCGCCACCCTGCACAGCCTCGACCAGTGGCGGCGGGCGGCGCACGAGAATACGGCGCTGGAGGCCAGTGGGGATGAGTTCGGCGTTGTGCAGCTCGCCTGGCTGCCGGAGGATCGTTTCGACCTGGATTCCGACGAGGCGATTGTCGCGGAACCGGCGGGCATGGTCTTCGACCCCTGGTGCCGCCTCTATCGGGCGCGCCCGGAACTTGGGCAGGTGGAAAAAATCCTCTGGGCAGCAGAGGGTACAGCTGCGCAGCCGCGGCCGTTGTTCGAAGACTTGCCAGAATCCCTCGGAGACTTCGCCCCGGCGGAAGGGGAAACCGGCCCGCTCGGCGAACCTGTGGACCTGGCGGTGGACCGTCGCGGCCGCCTGTTTATCGCCGAGCGCAGCGACCGCCGCCTGACAGTGTTCGACCTGGTGGAGAACAAACTGCTGCGCCGGGTGAATTTCACCCGGGCGCCGGTGGCGCTCGCCGGAGACGGCGAGCGGGTATGGGTGTTGCTGAGAGACGGGGAGGGCGCCGCCCTGGCGGTGCTGGACGCGCGCGGCCAGCCCCGTGCCATCGAGCTGCCGCCCTCGGTAACGGACCCCACCGATCTGGCCATCGGCGAGGAGATCTACCTGCTGGATCGGGGGGGCAGTGAAGATGCGCGGATCGTGCCGCTTGCCGCCCCCGCGGACGCCTTCGACGTGCCCTGGGCCTCGGCCCTGGTCCGCCTGGCAGCCCCTCTCGGCAGTGGCGATATTCTGGTGGCGGCCCGCCGCCCCGGCGAGGACTTTTTACGCTTCAGTATCGAGGCCGGCGCCCAGTCGGAAATGCCCCACCTGAAGGTGCGCCACTACGATGGCCGCGGCCTGGTGGTGACTCCGGAAGGTGACGTGGCTTACTGGTCTCCTAGCGGATTGCGGCGCGCCACCCTGGCGCGGGTGCGCTACGAAAACCGCGGGCTGGTCACCAGCTTCCAACTGGACAGCGGCGATTTCCAGACCCAGTGGGGGCGGCTGTTTATCGACGCCTGCCTGCCCCGCGGCACCCGCGTCACCGCCCGTTGCCTGGTGCTGGACGAGATCCCGGAAACCGTCGAACCCCTGGAGCGCACCCCGCCGGACAATGTGATCGGCATGACCATCCCGCGCCCGGACCTGTCGCCCCCCATGCCACCGGAGCTGTTGCTGGACAATTTACCGGGCGCGCAGGATTTCTATCGCCGTCCCGCCGGCAACGAACTGCCCTGGGCCGGCTGCGATGACGAGGATTCCTTCCAGACCTACGAGGCCCCGATTATCGCCCCGCCCGGGCGCTATTTATGGGTGCAACTGGAACTCAGCGGCACCGCGCGCAAGACCCCCAGAATCCGGCGTCTGCGCGCCGAGTACCCCAGCCACGACCTGCTGCGCCGCCTGCCGCAGGTGTACTCGCGGGAATGGGCGGAGGCGGATTTCCTGCGCCGCTACCTGGCGATGCCCGAAGGAATGCTGCGGGACCTGGACCTGAAGGCCAGCTACCGCCAGCTGCTGCTGGACCCCCACGCCACCCCGGCGGAACTGCTGCCCTGGCTGGCGAGTTTTATGGGACTGGTGCTGGACCACCGCTGGCCCGAGGCGGCCAAGCGGGAGCTGGTGGCCAACTGCACTTGGCTGTTCCGCTATCGCGGCACGGTGATGGGCCTGCGGCGCTTTGTGGAAATCTACCTGGGCACCGGCGTCACCATTATCGAACACTTCAAGATGCGCGGCCTCGGCGGGGTGCTGCTCGACCGCGACGCCCTCGCCTCCAACTCGGTGGTGGGCGCCGGCTTCCGTATCGGCGGAAAACTGGGTGTCGACGAGCTGGAATCCGTCAACGAAGTGTCGATCGAGGACGCCATAGAGCTGCACGCCCACCGCTTCAGCCTGATCGTCGCCGTCCCCCTGGAGGGGGAAAAAATGGATGTGGTGCGCCACCTGCTGGAAACCCACCGCCCGGCGCACACCCTCTACGACATCTGCACCCTGGAAAGCGGCATGCGCGTGGGCCGCGGCCTCTACGCGGGGCTGACTTCCGTTGTCGGCAGTGCATCGGGCTTCGGCCAGTTGCAGCTGGGCGCCTCTTTACTGGGGCGCAGCGACACCATCGGGCGCGCCGGGCCGGGTACCAGTGTCGGCGGCAGCCGCCTGGGCCGCGATTCGCAGGTGGGCTGA
- a CDS encoding GPW/gp25 family protein encodes MTKAIGMKQFLGSGWNFPVLPSTADRSLVLASGPDKVRQSIWLILETEPGERIMRPQFGCGLRRYLMKPNNSATRALIQNDVMRALSLWEPRIKLQQVNVEPGGDPSMVLIRIHYIHVRDGSSDNLVFPFYLQGSADV; translated from the coding sequence ATGACTAAAGCGATTGGAATGAAACAGTTTCTCGGCAGTGGCTGGAATTTCCCCGTACTACCGTCCACCGCCGACCGCAGCCTCGTGCTGGCCAGCGGCCCGGACAAAGTCCGCCAGTCCATCTGGCTGATACTGGAGACCGAACCCGGCGAGCGCATTATGCGCCCGCAGTTCGGCTGCGGCCTGCGCCGCTACCTGATGAAACCCAACAACTCCGCCACCCGCGCGCTGATCCAGAACGACGTGATGCGCGCGCTCTCCCTGTGGGAGCCACGCATTAAGTTGCAACAGGTGAACGTGGAACCCGGCGGCGATCCATCCATGGTGCTGATACGAATCCATTATATCCATGTGCGTGATGGCAGTTCGGACAACTTGGTTTTTCCCTTTTATCTACAAGGAAGTGCCGATGTTTGA
- a CDS encoding phage tail protein: MAEGFPRLLGNFQFRISLLKAAEIEAGSTTGPNDSLAPPGEGASDENLLGDGGFQECSGLEVSMDVQEYLEGGRNDGVIQRVGRAKYTNIVLKRGMFYGEENRVQRELWQWIQKVVSGKRPVPRYDGIIEVLDPRGEREGETLATWVFERGLPAKIAGPQLNAKSGDIAIEELHIAHQGLRLLES; encoded by the coding sequence ATGGCGGAAGGATTTCCCAGGCTGCTTGGCAACTTCCAGTTTCGCATTTCGCTGCTCAAAGCCGCGGAGATCGAGGCCGGCAGTACTACAGGGCCGAATGATTCTCTGGCCCCACCCGGTGAGGGAGCCTCCGACGAGAACCTACTCGGCGATGGCGGGTTTCAGGAGTGCTCCGGCCTGGAGGTTTCCATGGATGTCCAGGAATACCTGGAGGGAGGGCGTAACGACGGCGTAATCCAAAGGGTGGGGCGCGCCAAATACACCAATATTGTCCTCAAGCGCGGCATGTTCTACGGAGAGGAAAACCGGGTGCAGCGGGAACTCTGGCAGTGGATACAGAAGGTGGTATCCGGAAAACGCCCGGTGCCCCGCTACGACGGAATTATAGAGGTACTCGACCCGAGGGGAGAGCGGGAGGGGGAAACCCTGGCCACATGGGTTTTCGAGCGCGGTCTGCCGGCGAAAATCGCCGGCCCGCAACTGAATGCGAAAAGCGGCGATATCGCCATTGAGGAATTGCATATCGCCCACCAGGGTCTGCGCCTTTTGGAAAGTTGA